In Limibacter armeniacum, a single window of DNA contains:
- a CDS encoding MG2 domain-containing protein encodes MNLLQKLSTAILLSSLLLLSAVPIIKQYTLQDIKDTISRYNEKLPQEKVYLQLDKPIYKPGETIWLSGYLRKGSDLHASDISDIVYVDLLDPKGNVSKKLTLQVVQGRFEGNFDLRENEVGGNYKVKAYTLWMKNFEDRDQYTKELQVIKIVKPRLLMKLDFEREVYGAGDEVAADLDIRTLNDLPLANTEVSFTYQLNGEPQAKQTAMTNKEGKVKLTFRLPTDLTTNDGLLNAQIGFEGSVEAISRSIPIVLNDIDLQFFPEGGNAVAGVKGKVAFKALNEFGKPADIKGVLMDGEGNVLTSFESFHQGMGAFEWLPKEGEDYYAKITQPKGINKKYTMPSVMDEGFSLAVKQGEKQTLKVVYHSPSDTDVHLLVRHAGLICHSETYQANKGENEAYVLLKQMPTGVLQVTLLEKDGKPQAERLYFNKGDGQLQISMETDKAQYAPREEITLKVKTTDATGKPIPASLSLAVVDDKLLTVADDKQHNILSWLLMGSELKGDIEEPSFYFDPKEPKAEKALEYVMLTHGWRRYTWDDILDEKHEFKYSAEKEGVVAGQVINTKSQKPLETTVQLFEMGGKRRTLKISTDKQGRFMFVGVNPSLDINILAELPKGVKEQDVMIKLTEEGIVEEIEELNSKLEIEQALPQQILITKKEMADEPQAELDKVAAENKVMAMPALQMQEDVSNLEEVIVIGYGTQRKKGLTNCVVEVMADDLNGNIQDVGSVVQGQVAGVSITQAGNASIIRVRGSSTVGFQNEPLYVVDGLPVASNQLYGISPDEINSVSVIKGGEATALYGSRAVGGVIIINTKNELYGRNIKVGTRYALAYMKAGRKLSAVKEFYMPKYTKTDTPPERTDFRETIMWIPNLKTGNEGTAEVKFYNSDAVTTFRAIAEGIGAYGNVGRQSHTFSSQMPIGLDMKMPAYLTMEDTVYLPLFLKNNTEKVITGVLNVDSPLTLLGDPEYIHKIEPNETKKVIYKAVATSPIKGELVVSLKGLGFSDVVRQPIEVKPKGFPSIVSYNSSEPNVHFQFDLNDPVKHTPEGNITIFGNMTDQLMDGVAAIIREPYGCFEQVSSATYPNLMALRLMEQTGYDDPDVKKKALQYIKNGYNRLIAYETNQGGFEWFGHTPPHEALTAYGLLEFTEMQPFYHGVDQSMIDRTKEWLLSRKDGKGSFKQAKGKYDHFGRATTETTNAYIVYVMARIGETGIEKEYVYNYKKAFEDDDAYRMALMANAAFLLGKTQDGHAMMHKYLESVKKVGLDSLSGVSITQSGGKSLQIEIAALGGLAMLRQADHYMPEIANVADYLLKNRTFGRYGATQSTILALEFLTEYSKYTTQSAQEGEMIVYINDRQVLTKAIAAKRGGNLVLSELEAFYTKSGKQDIRIELKGIDSLRYAFDSRWNTRTPQSNESCEVSLKTELEGNSLVGNTSRLSAVITNKKSFGLPMVVAKVGIPSGLSIQPWQLKELEEKNKADFVEIFENYIVFYFTGMSPNEVREINLDLRAEIGGHFEAPASCAYVYYRDELKDWQAGERIHIKDQEMLHEN; translated from the coding sequence ATGAACCTATTACAAAAACTAAGCACTGCAATATTGCTATCTAGTCTGCTGCTACTATCAGCAGTACCCATCATCAAGCAATACACTTTACAAGACATAAAAGATACCATCTCTCGGTATAATGAGAAGTTACCACAGGAGAAAGTGTATCTGCAACTGGATAAGCCTATCTATAAGCCGGGTGAAACCATTTGGCTCTCGGGGTATCTAAGGAAAGGCTCAGATCTGCATGCTTCAGATATCAGCGATATAGTGTACGTTGACTTGTTAGATCCAAAAGGGAATGTAAGTAAAAAGCTGACACTTCAGGTAGTGCAAGGACGTTTTGAAGGCAACTTTGATTTAAGGGAAAATGAAGTGGGTGGTAATTACAAGGTAAAAGCTTATACCCTTTGGATGAAAAACTTTGAAGACAGGGATCAATACACCAAAGAGCTGCAAGTGATCAAGATTGTAAAACCGAGACTGCTGATGAAACTGGACTTTGAGCGTGAAGTTTATGGTGCTGGGGATGAAGTAGCAGCTGATCTTGATATCAGAACACTGAATGATTTACCATTAGCCAATACAGAGGTTTCCTTTACTTACCAGCTTAACGGGGAGCCGCAAGCAAAGCAGACTGCAATGACCAATAAGGAGGGAAAGGTTAAACTAACATTCAGGTTACCGACTGACTTGACTACCAATGATGGTTTATTGAATGCGCAAATAGGTTTTGAGGGAAGTGTAGAAGCCATATCACGTTCTATCCCGATTGTATTGAATGATATTGACTTGCAGTTTTTCCCTGAAGGTGGCAATGCTGTGGCAGGTGTAAAAGGGAAAGTAGCCTTTAAGGCACTGAATGAGTTTGGTAAACCGGCTGACATCAAAGGTGTCCTGATGGATGGTGAGGGGAATGTCCTGACAAGCTTCGAAAGTTTTCATCAGGGAATGGGGGCTTTTGAGTGGTTGCCTAAAGAAGGGGAAGACTATTATGCCAAGATTACACAGCCAAAAGGCATCAACAAGAAATATACAATGCCTTCTGTGATGGATGAAGGTTTTAGTCTGGCAGTCAAGCAAGGAGAGAAACAAACACTAAAGGTAGTATATCATAGCCCTTCTGATACGGATGTACATCTCTTGGTCAGGCATGCAGGCTTAATTTGTCATTCAGAAACCTATCAGGCAAATAAAGGGGAGAATGAAGCATATGTGCTATTGAAACAAATGCCAACCGGTGTATTGCAGGTTACACTATTGGAGAAAGATGGTAAACCTCAAGCAGAACGTCTGTATTTCAATAAGGGAGATGGTCAGCTTCAAATCTCTATGGAGACGGACAAGGCACAATATGCCCCTCGTGAAGAAATCACCTTGAAAGTCAAGACTACTGATGCAACAGGCAAACCGATTCCTGCATCCTTGTCATTGGCTGTAGTAGATGATAAACTTCTTACAGTAGCGGATGATAAACAACACAATATTCTTTCATGGCTTCTGATGGGAAGTGAACTGAAAGGGGATATAGAAGAACCTTCATTCTATTTTGATCCAAAAGAACCTAAAGCTGAAAAGGCACTGGAATACGTAATGCTTACGCATGGATGGAGAAGGTATACTTGGGATGATATACTAGATGAAAAGCACGAATTCAAGTATTCGGCAGAAAAGGAAGGAGTTGTGGCAGGGCAGGTGATTAATACAAAGTCCCAAAAGCCACTTGAAACAACCGTTCAGCTATTTGAAATGGGTGGCAAAAGGCGGACACTGAAAATCTCAACAGATAAGCAAGGACGGTTTATGTTTGTGGGTGTTAACCCTTCTCTTGATATCAATATTCTGGCTGAGTTACCTAAAGGGGTTAAGGAACAAGATGTCATGATTAAACTGACAGAGGAGGGAATTGTGGAGGAGATAGAGGAACTAAACTCTAAACTTGAGATTGAACAAGCTTTACCTCAACAAATTCTTATCACCAAAAAAGAAATGGCAGACGAGCCACAAGCCGAACTAGATAAAGTTGCTGCTGAGAATAAGGTAATGGCAATGCCTGCTTTGCAGATGCAGGAAGATGTTTCCAACCTTGAAGAGGTGATAGTGATCGGCTATGGTACACAAAGAAAGAAAGGTTTAACAAATTGTGTTGTCGAGGTTATGGCAGATGACCTGAATGGTAACATACAAGATGTAGGTTCAGTTGTACAAGGACAAGTAGCGGGTGTTAGTATCACACAAGCTGGTAATGCATCTATTATCCGAGTGAGAGGATCAAGTACAGTAGGATTTCAAAATGAACCATTATATGTAGTGGATGGTCTGCCTGTCGCATCAAATCAGTTGTATGGAATTTCACCAGATGAGATTAATTCTGTGTCAGTCATCAAGGGTGGAGAAGCGACTGCATTGTATGGAAGTAGAGCGGTTGGCGGTGTCATCATTATCAATACTAAAAATGAGCTGTATGGCAGGAATATTAAGGTTGGAACCCGTTATGCACTAGCTTATATGAAGGCCGGCAGAAAACTGAGTGCAGTAAAGGAATTTTACATGCCTAAATACACTAAAACGGATACACCCCCTGAGCGTACGGATTTTCGCGAAACGATCATGTGGATACCTAACCTTAAAACAGGAAATGAAGGAACAGCTGAAGTGAAGTTTTATAATTCAGATGCAGTGACCACTTTCCGTGCTATAGCTGAAGGTATTGGAGCTTATGGTAATGTAGGGAGACAAAGCCATACCTTCTCTTCACAAATGCCAATTGGATTAGATATGAAAATGCCGGCTTATTTGACAATGGAAGATACGGTTTACCTTCCTCTTTTTTTAAAGAATAATACAGAGAAGGTGATTACAGGTGTACTGAATGTAGACAGCCCTCTTACCTTATTGGGAGATCCTGAATATATTCATAAGATTGAGCCAAATGAAACCAAAAAAGTGATTTATAAGGCTGTAGCTACTTCCCCGATAAAAGGAGAATTGGTTGTGTCACTAAAAGGCTTAGGTTTTTCAGATGTTGTCAGACAACCAATTGAGGTAAAGCCAAAGGGATTTCCAAGTATCGTTTCATACAACAGCAGTGAACCTAATGTTCATTTCCAGTTTGACCTGAATGATCCGGTTAAGCATACACCTGAAGGAAACATTACCATTTTTGGTAATATGACGGATCAGCTGATGGATGGTGTTGCTGCCATTATCAGGGAACCATACGGATGTTTTGAGCAAGTGTCATCCGCTACTTACCCTAACCTGATGGCACTTCGACTGATGGAACAGACAGGTTATGATGACCCGGATGTAAAGAAGAAAGCCCTTCAATATATTAAGAATGGATACAATAGATTAATTGCTTACGAAACGAATCAAGGAGGTTTTGAATGGTTTGGGCATACACCTCCTCATGAAGCCCTTACAGCTTATGGATTATTGGAATTTACCGAGATGCAACCATTCTATCATGGGGTAGATCAGTCAATGATTGACAGAACAAAAGAATGGCTGCTGAGCCGCAAGGATGGCAAAGGGAGCTTTAAACAAGCAAAAGGTAAATATGATCATTTTGGCAGGGCAACTACTGAAACCACCAATGCTTATATCGTTTATGTGATGGCACGTATTGGTGAGACAGGAATTGAAAAAGAGTATGTATATAATTATAAGAAAGCGTTTGAGGATGATGATGCTTACAGAATGGCACTGATGGCAAATGCAGCTTTTCTGTTAGGCAAAACTCAGGATGGGCATGCTATGATGCATAAATACCTTGAATCAGTCAAAAAGGTGGGACTGGATAGCCTCTCAGGAGTGTCTATAACACAAAGTGGAGGTAAAAGCTTACAGATTGAAATAGCAGCGTTGGGAGGATTGGCTATGCTTCGTCAGGCTGACCATTATATGCCTGAGATAGCTAACGTAGCGGATTATCTGCTTAAGAATAGAACATTTGGACGCTATGGTGCTACACAATCTACAATACTGGCATTAGAGTTTTTGACTGAATACAGTAAGTATACAACCCAATCGGCTCAGGAAGGTGAAATGATTGTGTATATCAATGATCGGCAAGTACTGACAAAAGCAATTGCAGCCAAAAGGGGAGGAAACCTTGTATTGAGTGAATTGGAAGCTTTTTATACTAAATCAGGTAAGCAGGATATTCGGATTGAATTAAAGGGAATAGATTCGCTTCGTTATGCTTTTGATAGCCGTTGGAATACCAGAACGCCACAATCCAATGAGTCCTGTGAGGTAAGCTTAAAAACCGAATTGGAAGGTAATTCGCTTGTTGGTAATACCAGCCGTTTGTCTGCTGTAATTACAAATAAGAAAAGTTTTGGATTACCAATGGTTGTAGCGAAAGTGGGAATTCCTTCAGGACTTTCCATTCAACCTTGGCAACTGAAAGAACTGGAAGAGAAAAACAAGGCAGACTTTGTGGAGATTTTTGAGAATTATATCGTTTTCTATTTTACAGGTATGTCTCCTAATGAAGTTAGAGAAATTAACCTTGACCTAAGAGCTGAAATTGGAGGACATTTTGAAGCACCTGCGAGTTGTGCTTATGTGTATTACCGAGATGAGTTAAAGGATTGGCAGGCAGGGGAGCGAATACATATTAAGGATCAGGAAATGCTTCACGAAAATTGA